A window of the Streptomyces luomodiensis genome harbors these coding sequences:
- a CDS encoding isoprenyl transferase has translation MAGRGFLGRQRREYRAPDPHPSGARPPKIPGELVPQHVAVVMDGNGRWAKERGLPRTEGHKVGEGVVLDVLKGCLEMGIKNLSLYAFSTENWKRSPDEVRFLMNFNRDVIRRRRDEMDEMGVRIRWAGRMPKLWKSVAQELQVAQEQTKDNDAMTMYFCMNYGGRAEIADAAKALAEDVRAGRLDPAKVNEKTFAKYLYYPDMPDVDLFLRPSGEQRTSNYLIWQSAYAEMVYQDVLWPDFDRRDLWRACVEYASRDRRFGGAIPNEEQLKKESPQTGQ, from the coding sequence ATGGCAGGACGCGGGTTTCTGGGCCGACAGCGGCGCGAATACCGGGCGCCGGACCCGCACCCGTCCGGCGCCCGGCCGCCGAAGATCCCCGGTGAGCTGGTGCCGCAGCACGTGGCCGTGGTGATGGACGGGAACGGTCGCTGGGCCAAGGAGCGCGGGCTGCCGCGCACCGAGGGGCACAAGGTCGGCGAGGGTGTCGTGCTGGACGTGCTCAAGGGCTGCCTCGAGATGGGGATCAAGAACCTCTCCCTTTACGCCTTCTCCACCGAGAACTGGAAGCGCTCGCCCGACGAGGTGCGCTTCCTGATGAACTTCAACCGCGATGTCATCCGCCGCCGCCGCGACGAGATGGACGAGATGGGCGTCCGCATCCGCTGGGCGGGCCGGATGCCGAAGCTGTGGAAGTCGGTCGCGCAGGAACTCCAGGTCGCCCAGGAGCAGACCAAGGACAACGACGCCATGACCATGTACTTCTGCATGAACTACGGCGGCCGGGCGGAGATCGCGGACGCCGCGAAGGCGCTGGCGGAGGACGTCCGGGCGGGCCGGCTCGACCCGGCGAAGGTGAACGAGAAGACGTTCGCGAAGTACCTCTACTACCCGGACATGCCGGACGTGGACCTCTTCCTGCGCCCCTCGGGCGAGCAGCGGACCTCGAACTACCTGATCTGGCAGAGCGCCTACGCCGAGATGGTGTACCAGGACGTGCTGTGGCCGGACTTCGACCGTCGCGACCTGTGGCGGGCCTGCGTGGAGTACGCCTCCCGGGACCGCCGCTTCGGCGGGGCGATCCCGAACGAGGAGCAGCTGAAGAAGGAGTCCCCGCAGACGGGCCAGTAG
- the recO gene encoding DNA repair protein RecO, whose protein sequence is MSLFRDDGIVLRTQKLGEADRIITLLTRNNGRVRAVARGVRRTKSKFGARLEPFSHVDVQFFARGGELIGRGLPLCTQSETIAPYGGAIVTDYARYTAGTAMLETAERFTDHEGEPAVQQYLLLVGALRTLAAGEHEPHLVLDAFLLRSLAVNGYAPSFDDCAKCGMPGPNRFFSVGAGGVICGECRVPGSVVPSAESLTLLGALLTGDWQTADACELRHAREGSGLVAAYLHWHLERGLRSLRYVEK, encoded by the coding sequence ATGAGTCTGTTCCGCGACGACGGCATCGTGCTGCGCACCCAGAAGCTGGGCGAGGCGGACCGGATCATCACCCTCCTGACCCGCAACAACGGCCGCGTCCGCGCCGTGGCGCGGGGGGTGCGGCGGACGAAGTCGAAGTTCGGGGCGCGGCTGGAGCCGTTCTCCCACGTCGACGTGCAGTTCTTCGCACGCGGCGGCGAGCTGATCGGGCGCGGGCTTCCGCTCTGCACGCAGAGTGAGACGATCGCTCCGTACGGTGGGGCGATCGTCACCGACTACGCCCGCTACACCGCCGGTACGGCGATGCTGGAGACGGCCGAGCGGTTCACCGACCACGAGGGCGAGCCCGCCGTGCAGCAGTATCTGCTCCTCGTCGGCGCCCTGCGCACCCTCGCCGCCGGGGAGCACGAGCCGCATCTCGTCCTGGACGCGTTCCTGCTGCGCTCCCTCGCCGTCAACGGTTACGCACCGAGTTTCGATGACTGCGCCAAGTGCGGGATGCCCGGTCCGAACCGGTTCTTCTCGGTCGGCGCGGGCGGCGTCATCTGCGGGGAGTGCCGGGTGCCCGGAAGCGTCGTACCCTCGGCGGAGTCGCTGACGCTGCTGGGCGCGCTGCTGACGGGGGACTGGCAGACGGCGGACGCGTGTGAGCTGCGCCATGCCCGGGAGGGCAGCGGGCTCGTGGCGGCGTATTTGCACTGGCACCTGGAGCGGGGACTCCGGTCGCTGCGGTACGTAGAGAAATAG
- a CDS encoding DUF397 domain-containing protein — MSDIQHWRKSSYSGDAANNCVELARTPNTVLLRESDEPHTVIATTPLALRALTRAVKAGRLDHLFR, encoded by the coding sequence ATGTCGGACATACAACACTGGCGGAAGTCCTCGTACTCAGGTGACGCGGCCAACAACTGCGTGGAGCTCGCCCGAACCCCGAACACGGTCCTGCTGCGCGAGAGCGACGAACCGCACACCGTGATCGCCACCACCCCCCTCGCCCTCCGCGCCCTCACGCGCGCCGTGAAGGCTGGGCGGCTCGACCACCTGTTCCGCTGA
- a CDS encoding MerR family transcriptional regulator — translation MLIGELSRRTGVSSRSLRYYEAQGLLEVRRGANGYRVYDEESVITVRQVRALLNAGLSTEVIRSVLPCMRGERPAIDMCVDVRAILDRELAATDQRIADLQRSREALVDYLTQS, via the coding sequence ATGCTGATCGGGGAGTTGTCCCGGCGTACCGGTGTCAGCTCGCGGTCGCTGCGGTACTACGAGGCGCAGGGTCTGCTCGAGGTCCGGCGTGGCGCGAACGGTTACCGCGTCTATGACGAGGAGTCGGTGATCACCGTGCGGCAGGTGCGCGCCCTGCTGAACGCGGGCCTGTCCACCGAGGTGATCCGTTCGGTCCTGCCGTGCATGCGGGGCGAGCGGCCGGCGATCGACATGTGTGTGGACGTACGGGCCATCCTGGACCGGGAATTGGCGGCCACGGACCAGCGCATCGCGGACCTTCAGCGAAGCCGCGAGGCCCTCGTGGACTACCTGACGCAGTCCTGA
- a CDS encoding DUF6531 domain-containing protein: MKLGMWWPDANSGTLRHAADAWRTFADSVDDVRVATNKAATNLIHNNKGEAIDAFEIFWGRYAKGKDEGWLSNLSKSARNMAKALDKFADTVDDAIEKLWTQITIDALALVGGGLLTIVTGGASDGVAAEIIAMAASLGVAVEEAVAVIAAEMLTGAVFTSVLSVTIDAAVAQPIKIALGQQHGFSLDEVNQAAKDGMIDGGLFGAGLGVLKPGVVPKLTGVPDLLKPPKVPSSRPNLIEEGPAARPAKKCPCTGEPIDIATGAMLMEHTDLTLPGALPLVFERTHVSSYRGGVWFGPTWTSLLDERIQLDAEGVVFAAADGMRLVYPVPEPGVPTLPAKGARWPLEWDGKPDGVMTVTDPETGVVRTFTRPAATEQPGAVYLALESLHDRNGARVDIERALSGAPLAIRHSGGSYLAIDTEGQRVTALRLLDEPPSGYAPERSREGGTVVMRYGYDAAGNLTEVTNSSGTPLRLAYDDQGRVTSWTDRNGTSFRYVYGPDGKVVRTEGSDGVYNGTLTYDDEARTTVYTDSLGHATRYRYNADGQLIEETDPLGHTTATEWDARGDRKLSVTDPLGRTTRYAYDEAGNLTGVTLPDGARAEATYNELCLPVEVTEPGGGTWHHTYDDTGNLLTTTDPTGATTTYAYTDRGHLAQVTDALGHTTRLTPDGAGLPVAVTDPLGHTTTVRRDPFGRVVEVTDPLGHTTRMGWTTEGKPAWREEPDGARESWTWDGEGNLRTHTDAAGHTTRQTPTHFDVPATRTEPDGATYAFAYDTELRLTEVTNPQGLTWTYTYDPAGRLTSETDFNGRTLTYTHDPAGDLLTRTGGAGETLHFTRDALGRTTEQRDEAGARTTYTYDAQGALTRATNPDAELTLERDAMGRVLSETVNGRTTTYAYDAVGRRTARTTPSGLTTTWTYDEAGRPTTLRTGTADTLTFTYDAAGRETERRVGEAVTLTQTWDRGDRLTTQTIAGGRHNEANRILQHRSYAYRPDGYVTEIRELTSGTRRFDLDPVGRVTAVHAHGWTETYAYDPAGNLTHATAPAHETASGAREFTGTLIHRAGRTTYEHDAQGRLTRRTRKLLNGQTRTWTYTWSPEDRLTDATTPEGDHWHYTYDPLGRRLSKQRLAEDGTVAESVDFTWEDTRLAEQSTQDGRHTTWDYAPDTHRPLTQTDHTPLVREPGESLIAKFTGAAGEMEPRFHAIITDLVGTPTELVTPAGDLAWQHRTTLWGADFPSPVSSPATTTCPLRFPGQYADPETGLHYNYFRHYDPETARYVTPDPLGLEPAPNHHAYVTNPFVWLDALGLKCGIDLSQATPHQGRFPQTAKPDEVLVRRKEDGSVTAYAVYDSDGRPVKRVDISPDSKPHNGVPPPHVVEMKKHVNPKTGEVYYNWDKNSTRPARPDEIPLPE, translated from the coding sequence ATGAAGCTGGGCATGTGGTGGCCGGACGCCAACTCCGGCACCCTGCGCCACGCCGCCGACGCCTGGCGGACGTTCGCCGACAGCGTGGACGATGTGCGGGTCGCGACCAACAAGGCGGCCACGAACCTCATCCACAACAACAAGGGCGAGGCGATCGACGCCTTCGAGATCTTCTGGGGGCGTTACGCCAAGGGCAAGGACGAGGGCTGGCTGAGCAATCTTTCCAAGTCCGCCCGGAACATGGCCAAGGCACTCGACAAGTTCGCCGACACGGTCGACGACGCCATCGAGAAGCTGTGGACGCAGATCACCATCGACGCGCTCGCACTCGTCGGCGGTGGGCTGCTGACCATCGTCACCGGGGGCGCCTCCGACGGGGTGGCGGCCGAGATCATCGCCATGGCCGCCAGCCTGGGCGTCGCCGTGGAGGAAGCGGTCGCGGTCATCGCCGCGGAGATGCTGACCGGCGCCGTCTTCACCAGCGTGCTGTCGGTGACCATCGACGCCGCCGTGGCCCAGCCCATCAAGATCGCCCTGGGGCAGCAGCACGGCTTCAGCCTGGACGAGGTCAACCAGGCCGCCAAGGACGGCATGATCGACGGCGGGCTCTTCGGCGCCGGTCTGGGAGTGCTCAAGCCCGGTGTGGTCCCGAAACTCACCGGCGTCCCGGACCTGCTCAAACCGCCGAAAGTGCCCTCGTCGCGCCCGAACCTCATCGAGGAGGGCCCGGCCGCCCGCCCGGCCAAGAAGTGCCCGTGCACGGGCGAGCCGATCGACATCGCGACCGGCGCGATGCTCATGGAGCACACGGACCTGACCCTGCCCGGTGCGCTGCCGCTGGTCTTCGAGCGCACCCATGTGTCCTCGTACCGGGGCGGGGTGTGGTTCGGCCCGACCTGGACCAGCCTGCTGGACGAACGAATCCAACTGGACGCGGAGGGCGTGGTGTTCGCCGCCGCGGACGGGATGCGGCTGGTGTACCCGGTACCGGAGCCGGGGGTGCCCACGCTGCCCGCGAAGGGCGCGCGATGGCCGCTGGAGTGGGACGGCAAACCGGACGGCGTCATGACGGTCACCGACCCGGAGACGGGTGTGGTGCGCACCTTCACCCGCCCCGCCGCCACGGAACAGCCGGGAGCGGTCTACCTGGCCCTGGAGAGCCTGCACGACCGCAACGGCGCCCGCGTCGACATCGAACGCGCCCTGAGCGGCGCCCCCCTGGCCATCCGCCACTCCGGGGGCTCCTACCTGGCCATCGACACCGAGGGCCAGCGGGTCACCGCTCTGCGGCTGCTGGACGAACCGCCGTCCGGCTACGCGCCCGAGCGGAGCCGTGAGGGCGGCACGGTGGTGATGCGCTACGGCTACGACGCGGCGGGCAACCTCACCGAGGTCACCAACTCCAGCGGCACGCCGCTGCGTCTGGCGTACGACGACCAGGGCCGGGTGACGTCCTGGACCGACCGCAACGGCACCTCGTTCCGGTACGTGTACGGGCCGGACGGGAAAGTGGTGCGCACCGAGGGCAGCGACGGCGTCTACAACGGCACGCTGACGTACGACGACGAGGCGCGCACCACGGTCTACACGGACTCGCTCGGCCACGCGACGCGGTATCGCTACAACGCCGACGGGCAGCTGATCGAGGAGACCGACCCGCTGGGCCACACCACGGCCACGGAATGGGACGCACGCGGCGACCGCAAGCTCTCGGTGACGGATCCCCTGGGCCGGACCACCCGCTACGCGTACGACGAGGCCGGCAACCTGACCGGCGTCACCCTCCCGGACGGGGCGCGGGCGGAGGCCACGTACAACGAGCTGTGCCTGCCGGTGGAGGTCACCGAGCCGGGCGGCGGGACGTGGCACCACACCTACGACGACACCGGGAACCTCCTCACCACGACCGACCCGACCGGTGCCACCACCACCTACGCCTACACCGACCGGGGCCACCTGGCGCAGGTGACGGACGCGCTGGGCCACACCACGCGCCTGACCCCGGACGGGGCCGGACTCCCCGTCGCCGTAACGGACCCGCTGGGCCACACCACGACCGTCCGCCGGGACCCCTTCGGCCGGGTGGTCGAGGTGACGGACCCGCTGGGCCACACCACCCGTATGGGCTGGACCACCGAGGGCAAACCGGCGTGGCGGGAGGAGCCGGACGGCGCCCGGGAGAGCTGGACCTGGGACGGCGAGGGCAACCTCCGCACCCACACCGACGCGGCGGGCCACACCACCCGCCAGACGCCCACCCACTTCGACGTCCCCGCCACCCGCACCGAGCCGGACGGCGCCACGTACGCGTTCGCCTACGACACCGAACTACGCCTGACCGAGGTCACCAACCCCCAGGGCCTGACCTGGACCTACACCTACGACCCGGCGGGCCGGCTCACCTCCGAGACCGACTTCAACGGCCGCACCCTCACCTACACCCACGACCCGGCGGGCGACCTGCTGACCCGCACGGGCGGCGCGGGCGAAACGCTCCACTTCACCCGGGACGCGCTGGGCCGCACGACGGAACAACGCGACGAGGCGGGCGCACGGACGACGTACACCTACGACGCACAGGGCGCCCTGACCCGAGCGACGAACCCGGACGCCGAACTGACCCTCGAACGGGACGCGATGGGCCGAGTCCTGTCAGAAACGGTCAACGGCCGGACGACGACGTACGCGTACGACGCCGTGGGCCGCCGCACCGCCCGCACGACCCCCTCCGGCCTGACGACCACCTGGACCTACGACGAAGCAGGCCGCCCCACCACGTTGCGTACCGGTACGGCCGACACCCTGACCTTCACCTACGACGCGGCGGGCCGCGAGACGGAACGCCGCGTGGGCGAGGCCGTGACCCTGACGCAGACCTGGGACAGGGGAGACCGCCTCACCACCCAGACCATCGCCGGGGGCCGCCACAACGAAGCGAACCGCATCCTCCAGCACCGCTCCTACGCCTACCGCCCGGACGGCTACGTCACCGAGATCCGCGAACTCACCTCGGGCACCCGCCGCTTCGACCTGGACCCGGTAGGCCGCGTGACGGCGGTCCACGCCCACGGCTGGACCGAAACCTACGCCTACGACCCGGCGGGCAACCTCACCCACGCAACGGCCCCCGCCCACGAAACGGCGTCCGGCGCCCGCGAATTCACCGGCACGCTCATCCACCGAGCGGGCCGCACCACCTACGAACACGACGCCCAGGGCCGCCTCACCCGCCGCACCCGCAAACTCCTCAACGGCCAGACCCGCACCTGGACCTACACCTGGAGCCCCGAAGACCGCCTGACGGACGCGACCACCCCCGAGGGCGACCACTGGCACTACACCTACGACCCCCTCGGCCGCCGCCTGTCCAAACAACGCCTGGCCGAGGACGGCACGGTCGCCGAATCGGTGGACTTCACCTGGGAAGACACCCGCCTGGCCGAACAATCCACCCAAGACGGCAGGCACACCACCTGGGACTACGCCCCAGACACCCACCGCCCCCTCACCCAGACCGACCACACCCCGCTGGTCCGCGAGCCCGGCGAATCCCTGATCGCAAAGTTCACAGGCGCCGCAGGTGAGATGGAACCCCGCTTCCACGCCATCATCACGGACCTGGTGGGCACCCCCACGGAGTTGGTCACCCCAGCCGGTGACCTGGCCTGGCAACACCGCACAACCCTCTGGGGCGCGGATTTCCCCTCCCCGGTAAGCAGCCCGGCCACCACCACCTGCCCCCTCCGCTTCCCGGGCCAATACGCCGACCCCGAAACGGGCCTGCACTACAACTACTTCCGCCACTACGACCCCGAAACGGCCCGCTACGTCACCCCGGACCCCCTCGGCCTCGAGCCCGCCCCGAACCACCATGCGTATGTCACCAATCCCTTCGTGTGGCTTGATGCGCTTGGTTTGAAGTGCGGCATCGACCTGTCACAGGCGACTCCGCACCAAGGACGGTTCCCGCAGACTGCGAAACCTGACGAGGTCCTGGTTCGCCGCAAGGAGGACGGAAGCGTAACCGCATATGCTGTCTATGACTCTGACGGCAGGCCGGTGAAACGCGTTGACATCTCACCAGACTCAAAGCCCCACAACGGCGTACCGCCTCCACATGTAGTCGAGATGAAGAAGCATGTGAACCCGAAAACGGGCGAGGTGTATTACAACTGGGACAAGAACTCGACGCGGCCGGCCAGGCCGGATGAAATTCCGCTGCCCGAGTGA